A genomic region of Capra hircus breed San Clemente chromosome 21, ASM170441v1, whole genome shotgun sequence contains the following coding sequences:
- the NGRN gene encoding neugrin, with product MAFPLNVLLGGRVCAAVARCGFATRGVAIPGSTSREPDPDFDWEPEERELQEVESALKRQKKAIRFQKIRRQMEASGAPPRTLTWEAMEQIRYLHREFAESWSVPRLAEGFDVSTDVIRRVLKSKFVPTLEQKLKQDQKVLKKIGLARSLPELPGPGDSSKPLSAGQSVSGSLLLPGVEASSRGHGHSTALKAIELNTQSTNITTGQTERNKGAQGLEEGKNSVPVAADHPTSTCRGARGIDSDGLPSDKRLEELKAGEVGDQIFSKRVVQRGREFFDSNGNFLYRI from the exons ATGGCGTTTCCCCTGAACGTTTTGCTGGGCGGGCGTGTCTGCGCAGCGGTCGCTCGCTGTGGGTTTGCTACCCGAGGGGTGGCCATCCCGGGCTCTACCAGCCGAGAACCGGACCCCGATTTCGACTGGGAACCGGAGGAGCGAGAACTACAGGAGGTGGAGAG CGCCCTGAAACGGCAGAAAAAAGCCATCCGGTTCCAGAAAATTCGAAGGCAAATGGAGGCGTCAGGTGCCCCGCCCAGGACCCTGACGTGGGAAGCCATGGAGCAGATCCG GTATTTACACAGGGAATTTGCAGAGTCTTGGTCAGTTCCCAGATTGGCTGAAGGCTTTGATGTCAGCACTGATGTGATCCGAAGggttttaaaaagcaagtttgTACCCACATTGGAACAGAAACTGAAGCAGGATCAAAAAGTCCTTAAGAAAATCGGACTTGCCCGTTCCCTCCCGGAGCTCCCAGGCCCTGGAGATTCCTCCAAACCGCTTTCTGCAGGCCAGTCTGTATCAGGCTCTTTGCTGTTGCCTGGGGTTGAAGCCTCATCCAGAGGCCATGGTCACAGCACAGCTTTGAAAGCGATTGAATTGAACACTCAGAGTACAAATATAACAACGGGACAGACGGAAAGGAATAAAGGAGCCCagggcctggaggaggggaagaacTCTGTGCCTGTTGCTGCAGATCACCCTACCAGCACTTGTAGGGGCGCCAGAGGAATTGACAGTGATGGATTACCCAGTGACAAGAGGCTGGAAGAGCTGAAGGCAGGGGAGGTAGGTGACCAGATCTTCAGCAAGAGAGTCGTGCAGAGGGGACGAGAGTTCTTTGACAGCAATGGGAACTTCCTGTACAGAATCTGA
- the VPS33B gene encoding vacuolar protein sorting-associated protein 33B, translated as MAFPHRPDAPELPDFSMLKRLARDQLIYLLEQLPGKKDLFIEADLMSPLDRIANVSILKQHEVDKLYKVENKPALSSSEQLCFLVRPRIKNMRYIASLVNADKMAGRTRKYKVIFSPQKFYACEMVLEEEGVYGDVSCDEWAFSLLPLDVDLLSMELPEFFRDYFLEGDQRWINTLAQALHLLSTLYGPFPNCYGIGRCAKMSYELWKRLEEEEDGETKGRRPEIGQIFLLDRDVDFVTALCSQVVYEGLVDDTFRIKCGSVDFGPEVTSSDKSLKVLLNAEDKVFNEIRNEHFSNVFSFLSQKARNLQAQYDRRRGMDIKQMKNFVSQELKGLKQEHRLLSLHIGACESIMKKKTKQDFQELIKTEHALLEGFNIRESTSYIEEHIDRQVSPIESLRLMCLLSITENGLIPKDYRSLKTQYLQSYGPEHLLTFSNLRRAGLLTEQAPGDTLTAVESKVSKLVTDKAAGKITDAFSSLAKRSNFRAISKKLNLIPRVDGEYDLKVPRDMAYVFSGAYVPLSCRIIEQVLERRGWQGLDEVVRLLNCSELAFTDMTKDDKASSESLRLILVVFLGGCTFSEISALRFLGREKGYRFIFLTTAVTNSARLMEAMSEVKA; from the exons ATGGCTTTTCCCCATCGACCGGACGCCCCAGAGCTGCCTGACTTCTCCATGCTCAAGAGGCTGGCCCGAGACCAGCTCATCTACCTGCTGGAGCAG CTTCCTGGAAAGAAAGACTTGTTCATTGAGGCAGATCTTATGAGCCCTTTGGATCGAATCGCCAATGTCTCCATTCTAAAG CAACACGAGGTAGACAAGCTGTACAAAGTGGAGAACAAACCAGCCCTCAGCTCCAGTGAACA GTTGTGCTTCCTGGTGAGACCTCGCATCAAGAATATGCGGTACATTGCCA GTCTCGTCAATGCTGACAAAATGGCTGGCCGAACTAGGAAATACAAAGTGATCTTCAGTCCTCAGAAG TTTTATGCGTGCGAGATGGTGCTTGAGGAAGAGGGCGTCTATGGAG ATGTGAGCTGTGACGAATGGGCCTTCTCTCTCTTGCCTCTTGATGTGGATCTGTTGAGCATGGAACTACCAGAGTTTTTTAGGGACTACTTCCTG GAAGGAGATCAGCGTTGGATCAACACTCTGGCACAAGCTTTGCACCTCCTCAGCACCCTATATGGACCCTTCCCCAACTGCTATGGAATTGGCAGGTGTGCCAAG ATGTCGTATGAACTGTGGAAGAgactggaagaggaggaggatggtGAAACCAAGGGCCGAAGGCCAGAAATTGGACAAATCTTTCTCCTGGACAGAG ACGTGGACTTTGTGACCGCACTTTGCTCCCAGGTGGTTTACGAGGGCCTGGTGGATGACACCTTCCGCATCAAGTGTG GGAGTGTTGACTTTGGCCCAGAAGTCACGTCCTCTGACAAGAGCCTGAAGGTGCTGCTCAATGCCGAGGACAAG GTGTTTAATGAGATCCGGAATGAGCACTTCTCCAATGTCTTCAGCTTCCTGAGCCAGAAGGCCCGGAACCTGCAGGCCCAGTATGAT CGCCGAAGAGGCATGGACATCAAGCAGATGAAGAACTTCGTGTCCCAGGAGCTCAAGGGACTGAAACAGGAGCACCGCCTGCTGAGCCTCC ATATCGGGGCCTGCGAATCCATCATGAAGAAGAAAACCAAGCAGGACTTCCAGGAGCTCATCAAGACTGAGCATG CGCTGCTGGAGGGGTTCAACATCCGGGAGAGCACCAGCTACATTGAAGAGCACATAGACCGGCAG GTGTCACCCATAGAAAGCCTCCGTCTTATGTGCCTTTTGTCCATCACGGAGAATG gtttgatccccaagGATTACCGATCCCTGAAAACCCAGTACCTGCAG AGCTATGGCCCCGAGCACCTGCTGACCTTCTCCAACCTGCGGCGAGCTGGGCTCCTAACAGAGCAGGCCCCAGGAGACACCCTCACAGCCGTGGAGAGTAAAGTGAGCAAGCTGGTGACGGACAAGGCTGCAG GAAAGATTACTGATGCCTTCAGTTCCCTGGCCAAGAGAAGCAATTTCCGAGCCATCAGCAAGAAGCTGAATTTG ATCCCACGTGTGGATGGCGAGTATGACCTGAAAGTGCCGCGTGACATGGCGTACGTGTTCAGCGGTGCGTATGTGCCCCTCAGCTGCCGAATCATCGAGCAG GTGCTGGAGCGGCGGGGCTGGCAGGGCCTGGACGAAGTGGTGCGGCTGCTCAACTGCAGTGAGCTGGCCTTCACAG ACATGACCAAGGACGACAAGGCCTCCAGCGAGTCCCTGCGCCTCATCTTGGTGGTGTTCTTGGGTGGCTGCACGTTCTCTGAGATCTCAGCCCTCCGGTTCCTGGGCAGAGAGAAAG GGTACAGGTTCATTTTTCTGACGACAGCAGTAACCAACAGTGCCCGCCTCATGGAGGCCATGAGCGAGGTGAAAGCCTGA